Part of the Sander vitreus isolate 19-12246 unplaced genomic scaffold, sanVit1 ctg435_0, whole genome shotgun sequence genome, tgtgtgtgtgtgtgtgtgtgtgtgtgtgtgtgtgtgtgtgtgtgtctgtgtacatagTATGAATCTACAGCACTTCTGTAACAGCttttatatgataatataaagagatgttagatatgtcagagtaaagtctctaacagcttttatatgataatataaagaGATGTTAGATATGTCAGAGTAAAGTCTCTAACAGCTTTTATAACTCTGTATTCTCCAGATCAACATGAAGATCTCTATCTTTTCTGGTGTTCTGCtgatctctgctgctctgatctCTGTGGACGGACAAACTTGGGCTCAGTTTCAAAATAAGCATATCAACGCTGGGATGACTGCTGTCCAATGTACCCAGGTGATAGCAGCCAGAAGAATCGTGAACCCACCCACACAAGTGAACCCAAGAATCAGCTGCAAGGGTATCAATACCTTCATCACAGGGAACGTGAACGCCGTCCGAGCCATCTGTGCTGTAGGAGGAGGAGTGCCACATGGCAACGGTATGACAATTAGCAATGCTAATTTCCCAATTGTTGACTGTAAGCTGGTGAAGAAGAATCCACCTGCAGTTCCCCCCCACTGTCAGTACAACGGTGTAACTCGTAACAACAGAAGAATTATAGTCAGATGTGATAACGGTAATCCTGTTCACTTTCATGGAAGtcagtaatctgttactacctgatgatccagagtaatctgttactacctgatgaacca contains:
- the LOC144514068 gene encoding ribonuclease pancreatic-like, with protein sequence MKISIFSGVLLISAALISVDGQTWAQFQNKHINAGMTAVQCTQVIAARRIVNPPTQVNPRISCKGINTFITGNVNAVRAICAVGGGVPHGNGMTISNANFPIVDCKLVKKNPPAVPPHCQYNGVTRNNRRIIVRCDNGNPVHFHGSQ